The Eubacteriaceae bacterium Marseille-Q4139 genome has a window encoding:
- a CDS encoding glycerate kinase, protein MERNLKFIFASDSFKGSLSSKEAAELLTKAAKAVFPDCICVGVPVADGGEGTVDAVVSAAGGEMRPVTVCGPLMEKAESFYGVLPGGRAIIEMAAASGLPMVPEKKRNPLYTTTYGTGELIFDALKSGYRDITVAIGGSATNDGGMGALRALGVKFLDADGNELSGIGEDLEKVEKISMDGLIPEAKEARFTVMCDVTNPLTGKQGATYTFGKQKGGTPKILDRLEAGMIRYADKLEEAAGKSVRDIPGAGAAGGLGAALLALLDARLQSGIETVLDLIDFDTLLDGADLVVTGEGRIDWQSAFGKVPGGVAGRAKKRGIPAAALVGGAGPGSESLYHYGIDTILAITDGPMDLKEAMDHAAELYEKAAERMFRMLRIGLEIEERRR, encoded by the coding sequence TTGGAACGCAACCTAAAATTTATATTTGCATCGGATTCCTTCAAGGGCTCGCTGTCGTCGAAGGAGGCGGCAGAGCTTCTTACAAAGGCGGCGAAGGCCGTGTTTCCGGACTGTATCTGCGTCGGGGTTCCGGTGGCTGACGGCGGCGAGGGGACGGTGGATGCCGTCGTGTCGGCAGCCGGCGGCGAGATGCGGCCTGTGACGGTCTGCGGGCCTCTGATGGAAAAGGCAGAAAGCTTTTACGGCGTCCTTCCCGGCGGGCGGGCCATCATCGAGATGGCGGCGGCCTCGGGTCTTCCGATGGTGCCGGAGAAAAAGCGGAATCCGCTCTATACTACCACATACGGTACTGGCGAGCTGATTTTTGACGCATTAAAGAGCGGCTACCGGGACATTACGGTGGCAATCGGCGGAAGCGCAACCAACGACGGCGGCATGGGGGCGCTTCGAGCCCTCGGCGTGAAATTCCTGGATGCGGACGGAAATGAGCTTTCCGGCATCGGGGAAGATCTGGAAAAGGTGGAGAAGATCTCCATGGACGGCCTGATCCCGGAAGCAAAGGAGGCACGGTTCACGGTCATGTGCGACGTGACGAACCCGCTCACAGGAAAGCAGGGCGCAACTTATACTTTCGGAAAGCAGAAGGGCGGGACGCCGAAAATTTTAGACCGGCTGGAGGCTGGGATGATCCGCTATGCGGATAAGTTGGAGGAAGCAGCCGGGAAGTCCGTGCGGGACATTCCAGGAGCCGGAGCAGCCGGGGGCCTCGGCGCTGCGCTTTTAGCACTTCTCGATGCCAGGCTCCAGTCGGGAATCGAGACGGTTCTTGACCTGATTGATTTCGATACGCTTTTAGACGGCGCCGATCTGGTGGTGACAGGAGAGGGGCGCATCGACTGGCAGTCGGCCTTCGGAAAAGTGCCGGGCGGCGTGGCAGGCCGGGCGAAAAAACGCGGGATCCCGGCGGCGGCCCTCGTGGGCGGCGCTGGGCCTGGCAGCGAGAGCCTTTACCACTACGGGATCGACACGATTCTGGCAATAACGGACGGGCCCATGGATCTTAAGGAAGCCATGGATCATGCCGCAGAGCTCTATGAAAAGGCGGCGGAGCGGATGTTTCGGATGTTAAGAATCGGACTGGAGATAGAAGAAAGAAGAAGATAG
- a CDS encoding extracellular solute-binding protein: MRKSLAVLLAAAMAMSLTACGGGAEETTAAAAPAETEAAGSETTAAEAAETEAAEAEAAEPEDIGDSLVLYSSMTENDLDNLIELFNEKYPDCYVEVVNGSAGELTARIAAEAENPQGDLMWGGLSNSDGDMYTDIFEHWLSDYEDEVIEDYKSNNGFYSLDHLSTCVFCVNTELEAELGIEINSYEDLLNPALNGKIVFSDPNSSSAAWNNVCNIMSVFGNDSDEAWEYITNLMNNGLVISTSSSVCFKSVETGEYVVGITYEDGASTLLKSGADNIRMVYPEEGTSASAFGCAVIKGAPHEAAAKAMVNFLMSEDGQNALGEALGTLRMTNSKANFESPYLPKTEDVTWVTRDVDWLIENKEQVLEHWNQIYTEVNQ; the protein is encoded by the coding sequence ATGAGAAAGAGTCTGGCAGTTTTACTGGCAGCAGCAATGGCAATGTCTCTGACCGCATGCGGAGGCGGCGCAGAAGAAACGACGGCTGCGGCTGCACCGGCAGAGACGGAGGCGGCTGGTTCCGAGACGACGGCAGCTGAGGCAGCGGAGACCGAGGCCGCTGAGGCCGAAGCCGCAGAGCCGGAGGACATCGGCGACAGCCTTGTGCTTTACTCCAGTATGACGGAGAACGACCTGGACAACTTAATCGAACTGTTCAATGAGAAATACCCGGACTGCTACGTTGAGGTGGTAAATGGTTCTGCCGGCGAGCTGACCGCGAGAATCGCAGCCGAGGCTGAGAATCCCCAGGGCGACTTGATGTGGGGCGGCTTAAGCAACAGCGACGGCGACATGTACACCGATATTTTCGAGCACTGGCTTTCCGACTATGAGGACGAAGTCATCGAGGACTACAAGTCCAACAACGGCTTTTACAGCCTGGATCACCTTTCCACCTGCGTCTTCTGTGTCAACACGGAGTTAGAGGCAGAGCTCGGCATCGAGATCAACAGCTACGAAGACCTTCTGAACCCGGCATTAAACGGCAAGATCGTTTTCTCTGACCCGAACTCCTCTTCCGCAGCATGGAACAATGTCTGCAACATCATGTCCGTATTCGGCAATGACAGCGATGAGGCATGGGAGTACATCACGAACCTGATGAACAATGGTCTTGTTATCTCCACTTCCTCTTCTGTCTGCTTCAAGAGCGTTGAGACGGGCGAGTATGTGGTTGGCATTACCTACGAGGACGGCGCTTCCACGCTTCTTAAGTCCGGCGCCGACAACATCCGTATGGTATATCCGGAGGAAGGAACTTCCGCATCTGCATTTGGCTGCGCCGTTATTAAAGGCGCTCCCCACGAGGCAGCAGCAAAGGCCATGGTGAACTTCTTAATGAGCGAGGACGGCCAGAACGCTCTGGGCGAAGCTCTTGGAACCCTTCGTATGACCAACTCCAAGGCAAACTTCGAGAGCCCGTACCTTCCGAAGACAGAGGATGTTACCTGGGTAACGCGTGACGTTGACTGGCTGATCGAGAACAAAGAGCAGGTGCTTGAGCACTGGAACCAGATTTATACAGAAGTAAATCAGTAA
- a CDS encoding iron ABC transporter permease → MKAKKFELWSGITVMFLVLFLLFLVYPMYGILRQAVITKEGQFSLQEFTKFFSQSYYSKTILNSFKVSITVTLVTLVIGIPFSYFFSFYRLRGSKVLFVISVLCCMSAPFIGAYSWILLLGRSGIITQFLKNVFGIELGSIYGFKGILLVQSLKLFPLVFIYMNGAFKNIDNTLMEAAANMGCTGVKRFFQVVMQLSMPTILAAALMVFMQAFADFGTPLLIGEGFRTFPVEIYNQYLGENGTDHNFAAAISVIAIVVTAVVFFLQKWATGKYKFSINALHPIEKKQPKGIKGLLMYAYSYLLVAIAFLPQIYVVYLSFRNCDQAVFKPGYSLANYEQAMKKLLVRSIKNTVVMGVGALAIIIVISILIAYLVVRRASFINNMIDTMAMLPYIMPGSVIGIALVIAFGKKPFALTGTVTIMLISFVIRRMPYTIRSATATLMQIPMSIEEASISLGASKLKTFIKITVPMMSNGILSGAILSWVAIVTELSSSIILYNNRNITLTMSAYVAISRGNYGLAAAFAAILTAVTAVSLIAYLLISKSEDIEL, encoded by the coding sequence ATGAAAGCAAAGAAATTTGAGCTCTGGAGCGGCATTACCGTCATGTTCCTCGTGCTGTTTTTACTGTTCCTCGTCTATCCCATGTACGGGATTTTGAGGCAGGCAGTCATCACGAAGGAAGGCCAGTTCAGCCTCCAGGAATTTACGAAATTCTTCTCCCAGAGCTATTACAGCAAAACGATTTTAAACAGCTTTAAGGTCAGCATTACCGTCACCCTTGTGACCCTTGTAATCGGAATCCCGTTTTCCTACTTCTTTTCCTTTTACAGGCTGAGGGGTTCCAAGGTGCTGTTTGTCATCAGCGTCCTCTGCTGTATGTCGGCCCCGTTCATCGGCGCCTACTCCTGGATCCTGCTTCTTGGACGCTCCGGCATCATCACGCAGTTTTTAAAGAACGTGTTTGGAATTGAGCTTGGCAGCATCTACGGCTTTAAGGGGATCCTTTTGGTACAGTCCCTAAAGCTTTTCCCGCTTGTGTTCATCTACATGAACGGCGCCTTTAAGAACATCGACAATACCTTAATGGAAGCGGCGGCCAACATGGGCTGTACCGGCGTCAAGCGGTTTTTCCAGGTGGTGATGCAGCTTTCCATGCCGACGATCCTGGCGGCGGCCCTGATGGTATTCATGCAGGCGTTTGCCGACTTCGGAACGCCGCTCTTAATCGGCGAGGGCTTCCGGACGTTCCCGGTGGAAATTTACAATCAGTACCTGGGTGAGAACGGAACCGACCACAATTTCGCCGCGGCCATCAGCGTCATTGCCATCGTGGTGACGGCCGTCGTGTTCTTTCTCCAGAAATGGGCCACGGGCAAGTATAAATTTTCCATCAATGCCCTGCATCCCATCGAGAAAAAGCAGCCGAAGGGCATCAAGGGCCTTTTGATGTACGCGTACAGCTACCTTCTCGTAGCCATCGCCTTCCTGCCGCAGATTTATGTGGTTTACCTGTCCTTCAGAAACTGCGACCAGGCGGTATTTAAGCCGGGTTATTCCCTTGCAAACTACGAGCAGGCCATGAAAAAGCTTCTGGTGCGTTCCATTAAGAACACGGTTGTCATGGGCGTGGGCGCCCTGGCGATCATCATCGTGATTTCCATCCTGATCGCATACCTGGTTGTGCGGCGGGCCAGCTTCATCAACAACATGATTGACACCATGGCAATGCTTCCGTATATCATGCCTGGTTCTGTCATCGGTATCGCCCTCGTCATCGCCTTCGGAAAGAAGCCGTTTGCATTGACGGGTACCGTAACCATCATGCTGATCTCCTTCGTCATACGAAGGATGCCATATACCATACGGTCGGCCACGGCGACGCTCATGCAGATTCCCATGAGCATCGAGGAGGCGTCCATCAGCCTCGGGGCGTCGAAGCTTAAGACGTTCATAAAAATCACCGTGCCGATGATGTCAAACGGAATCCTGTCCGGCGCAATCTTAAGCTGGGTTGCCATCGTGACAGAGCTTTCCAGCTCCATCATCCTCTACAACAACCGGAACATCACGCTGACGATGTCGGCCTATGTTGCGATTTCCAGAGGAAATTACGGCCTGGCTGCGGCGTTCGCGGCAATCCTTACGGCCGTGACTGCGGTGTCCTTAATTGCATACCTGTTAATCAGCAAGTCGGAGGACATCGAGCTTTAA
- a CDS encoding ABC transporter ATP-binding protein codes for MSVNITVSHALKKYGENVIIPDLNVKIKEGEFFTLLGPSGCGKTTLLRMIAGFNSIEGGDFYFNEKRINDLDPAKRNIGMVFQNYAIFPHLTVRKNVEFGLKNKHFPKDEIKERADKFLKLMQIDSMADRLPDRLSGGQQQRVALARALCIEPDVLLMDEPLSNLDAKLRVEMRTVIKNIQHSVGITTIYVTHDQEEAMAVSDRIAVMKGGVIQHIGTPKAIYQRPANLFVSTFIGRSNVLNGKLVMKDGVPHLRLLDYDAPMPHVKEEYRKDADIMISVRPEEFLMSRETGKGIKAVVDDCVFLGLNTHYFMHLENGQEVESIQESTIDSIIEPGTEISLTINTEKANLFTADGEKNILTGVQNDCES; via the coding sequence ATGAGTGTGAATATTACGGTAAGCCATGCGCTGAAAAAGTACGGAGAGAACGTCATCATACCGGATTTGAACGTAAAAATAAAGGAAGGCGAGTTTTTCACGCTTTTAGGCCCGTCCGGCTGCGGAAAGACGACGCTTCTGCGGATGATCGCGGGCTTCAACTCCATCGAAGGCGGAGATTTCTATTTTAATGAAAAACGGATCAACGACCTGGATCCGGCCAAGAGAAACATCGGCATGGTGTTCCAGAACTATGCGATTTTCCCCCACCTGACCGTGCGGAAAAACGTGGAATTCGGCCTGAAAAACAAACATTTCCCGAAAGACGAAATCAAAGAGAGGGCCGACAAATTCTTAAAGCTCATGCAGATCGACTCCATGGCTGACCGGCTTCCCGACCGGCTCTCCGGCGGCCAGCAGCAGCGTGTGGCCTTAGCCCGCGCTTTGTGCATCGAGCCGGACGTGCTGTTAATGGATGAGCCGCTTTCCAACCTGGATGCAAAGCTGCGCGTGGAGATGCGTACCGTTATCAAAAACATCCAGCACAGCGTCGGCATTACGACCATCTACGTCACCCATGACCAGGAGGAGGCTATGGCTGTCTCCGACAGGATCGCTGTCATGAAGGGCGGCGTGATCCAGCACATCGGAACGCCGAAGGCCATCTACCAGAGGCCGGCGAACCTGTTCGTATCCACCTTCATCGGCCGCTCCAATGTCTTAAACGGAAAGCTTGTGATGAAGGACGGCGTCCCGCATTTAAGGCTTCTTGACTACGATGCGCCGATGCCCCATGTAAAAGAAGAGTACCGGAAGGATGCGGACATCATGATTTCCGTCCGCCCCGAGGAGTTCTTAATGAGCCGGGAGACCGGAAAGGGCATTAAGGCCGTCGTCGACGACTGCGTGTTCCTGGGCCTCAACACCCACTATTTCATGCACCTGGAAAACGGCCAGGAGGTAGAGTCCATCCAGGAATCCACCATCGACAGCATCATCGAGCCGGGAACCGAAATTTCCCTGACCATCAATACCGAGAAGGCAAACCTGTTTACGGCGGACGGTGAAAAGAACATTTTAACCGGCGTCCAGAATGACTGTGAGTCCTAG
- a CDS encoding DeoR/GlpR transcriptional regulator produces the protein MRQEERRSYILKQLNDKSSVTVSELSEAFGLSEVSVRKLLVSMEQEGVLKRTWGGAVSAYGSLREFSHQEKEFLHKEEKTAIARAAYDCISDGEAVFLDSGTTTIQLARLMVTGPKRNIMVCTNSIHIAMELSKAGDLQVIVTGGELRANIYSCVGSLAAAALDQLYFDKGFVTGNHFTLEHGFTTPIPAEVELKRQVLKASKEKFILMDYTKFGDDSLVSIAPPEGVDVLITDWHMPKSVADEFLAKGVKVIAAR, from the coding sequence ATGAGGCAGGAAGAGCGCAGGAGCTACATTCTTAAACAACTGAATGACAAGTCGTCGGTTACGGTTTCGGAACTCAGCGAAGCCTTTGGGCTTTCTGAGGTTTCTGTGCGGAAGCTCCTTGTTTCCATGGAGCAGGAGGGCGTCCTAAAGAGGACGTGGGGCGGCGCGGTCAGCGCCTACGGCTCGCTCCGGGAGTTCTCCCACCAGGAAAAGGAGTTTCTCCACAAAGAGGAGAAAACGGCAATCGCCAGAGCCGCCTATGACTGCATCAGCGACGGCGAAGCCGTGTTCTTAGACAGCGGCACGACGACAATCCAGCTTGCGCGCCTGATGGTAACAGGGCCCAAGCGAAATATTATGGTCTGCACGAACAGCATCCACATTGCCATGGAACTTTCCAAGGCAGGCGATTTGCAGGTGATCGTCACGGGAGGGGAACTGCGGGCCAATATTTATTCCTGCGTGGGTTCCCTTGCGGCGGCGGCCCTGGATCAGCTCTATTTCGACAAGGGCTTTGTGACGGGCAACCACTTTACGCTGGAACATGGCTTCACGACGCCGATTCCCGCGGAGGTGGAGTTAAAGCGCCAGGTATTAAAGGCCTCAAAGGAGAAATTTATCCTGATGGACTACACGAAATTCGGGGATGATTCCCTGGTTTCCATCGCGCCGCCGGAGGGCGTGGATGTACTGATTACCGACTGGCACATGCCGAAATCCGTGGCGGACGAATTTTTGGCAAAGGGCGTCAAGGTCATCGCCGCCCGTTAA
- a CDS encoding sn-glycerol-1-phosphate dehydrogenase: MILDSRKLNGPCACGRNHVMNTRAAVIEEGCLEKFETYLEEYGITGKRAAVYDENTYHAKNLVRPKAEQEIVLNPENLHANELATGAVLEKLDPDVKLLIAVGSGTIHDTTRYCANKLGIPFIACPTAASVDGFCSTVSAMTWGGYKKTLPGVAPDIVLADVSVIKEAPLYLALSGVGDILGKYTALADWKIAHALTGEFFCPTIEGMTRDAVKAVYECCEKVGERDSHAMEQLTYALLLSGLAMQLMGNSRPASGAEHHISHLIEMEPEALGVHSHALHGEKVGVGTALVSGVYHELAAISDLSPYVKPYAFYPKDDLYRFYGERLAPAVLEENQNDCMNGVTPEMLAAAWPKIREIIKEIPTKDELLSLYEKIGAKKSLSDIEVPDAALSELLHYSPSVRNRMTLMRIRLMIGK; this comes from the coding sequence ATGATCCTTGACAGCAGGAAGTTAAACGGCCCCTGCGCCTGCGGGAGAAACCATGTGATGAACACCCGCGCCGCCGTCATCGAAGAGGGCTGTCTCGAAAAATTTGAAACTTATCTGGAAGAATACGGCATCACCGGAAAGCGTGCCGCCGTTTATGATGAAAACACCTACCATGCGAAAAACCTGGTGCGCCCGAAGGCGGAGCAGGAAATCGTCCTGAACCCGGAAAACCTCCATGCCAACGAGCTGGCGACGGGGGCCGTCCTTGAGAAGCTGGATCCGGACGTGAAGCTTTTAATCGCCGTGGGCAGCGGCACGATCCACGACACGACGCGCTACTGTGCCAACAAGTTAGGCATCCCCTTTATCGCCTGCCCGACGGCTGCCAGTGTGGACGGCTTCTGTTCCACCGTGTCGGCTATGACCTGGGGCGGCTACAAAAAGACGCTTCCCGGCGTAGCTCCCGACATCGTGCTGGCCGATGTCTCCGTCATCAAAGAGGCGCCGCTCTACCTGGCGCTTTCCGGCGTCGGCGACATTCTGGGAAAATACACGGCCCTGGCCGACTGGAAGATTGCACACGCGCTGACCGGCGAATTTTTCTGCCCCACCATCGAGGGCATGACGAGGGACGCCGTGAAGGCCGTCTATGAATGCTGCGAAAAAGTCGGGGAGCGGGATTCTCATGCCATGGAACAGCTCACCTACGCGCTCCTTCTCTCCGGCCTCGCCATGCAGCTCATGGGGAACTCCCGCCCGGCCTCCGGCGCCGAGCACCACATTTCCCACTTAATCGAGATGGAGCCGGAAGCCCTTGGCGTCCATTCCCATGCGCTCCACGGGGAAAAGGTGGGCGTCGGAACGGCCCTCGTCTCCGGCGTTTACCACGAGTTAGCCGCCATTTCGGATCTTTCTCCGTATGTGAAGCCATATGCCTTCTATCCAAAGGACGATTTGTACCGCTTTTACGGGGAGCGGCTTGCGCCGGCCGTCCTGGAGGAGAATCAGAACGACTGCATGAACGGCGTGACGCCGGAAATGTTAGCCGCCGCATGGCCGAAGATCCGCGAGATCATAAAGGAGATCCCCACAAAGGACGAACTTCTCTCCCTCTATGAAAAAATCGGCGCAAAGAAGAGCCTTTCGGACATCGAGGTGCCGGATGCGGCCCTTTCGGAACTGCTCCATTACTCGCCGAGTGTCCGCAACCGGATGACCCTCATGAGAATCCGGCTTATGATCGGGAAATAG
- a CDS encoding AEC family transporter, with product MESFLVAVDAVTPFLIYIVFGYLAKAKGILEESFLQKLNRMIFKLFFPCMTFYNVYKADASSLPRPQLMIFGAVSLLLLEVILVLIVPKIIKENPRRGVIIQAIYRSNFILFGLPLTISVFGDSAASVAAMMVTIVVSIYNITSVIILEMFHGEGKTSMKELLKNVATNPLLDGAVVGIIFFALQIRLPACILKPIAAFSDMTSPLALFVLGGTLHFSEVRANLKYLVPSLSMKLVVVPAVMVAIAYALGLRGVELFILLAMYATPVATSSYPMAQNMGGDGELAGQFVVISTVVSVVTIFFWIFFMKSVGLI from the coding sequence ATGGAAAGTTTTCTGGTAGCAGTCGATGCAGTTACACCATTTTTGATCTATATCGTATTCGGATATCTGGCAAAGGCAAAAGGGATTTTGGAGGAAAGCTTTCTCCAGAAATTAAACAGGATGATTTTCAAGCTGTTTTTCCCATGCATGACGTTTTATAACGTCTACAAGGCGGACGCCAGCTCTCTGCCGCGGCCGCAGCTTATGATTTTCGGCGCTGTGAGCCTGCTGCTTTTGGAAGTGATCCTCGTGCTCATCGTGCCGAAGATCATTAAGGAGAACCCGCGGCGCGGCGTCATCATCCAGGCCATTTACCGCAGCAATTTCATTCTGTTCGGCCTTCCGCTTACGATCTCCGTCTTCGGCGATTCGGCGGCTTCGGTGGCGGCCATGATGGTGACAATCGTCGTGTCCATCTACAATATCACCTCGGTTATCATCCTGGAGATGTTTCATGGCGAAGGGAAGACCAGCATGAAGGAGCTGTTGAAAAACGTGGCGACGAACCCGCTTCTTGACGGCGCCGTCGTCGGAATTATCTTTTTTGCGCTCCAGATCAGGCTTCCGGCCTGTATTTTAAAGCCTATTGCGGCTTTTTCGGACATGACGTCGCCCCTGGCGCTGTTCGTTTTGGGCGGCACCCTGCATTTCAGTGAGGTGCGGGCAAATTTAAAATATCTGGTGCCGAGCCTTTCCATGAAGCTCGTTGTGGTTCCGGCCGTCATGGTGGCCATCGCTTATGCCCTTGGGCTGCGCGGCGTGGAGCTGTTCATCCTGCTTGCCATGTATGCGACGCCGGTGGCGACCTCGTCCTATCCGATGGCTCAGAACATGGGCGGCGACGGCGAGCTGGCCGGCCAGTTCGTAGTCATCAGTACGGTGGTGTCGGTTGTAACAATTTTCTTCTGGATTTTCTTTATGAAGAGTGTCGGTCTGATCTAA
- a CDS encoding DUF1934 domain-containing protein, producing MTKDVLVSVTGTQFFGDGQDAVEIITPGTYYLKNGKHYILYDEAIADTDIVTHNTVKAAPGKVEVAKNGAVETRMVFESGKKTMANYLTPLGLIVLGLTTVDIKLREEENAVHVNVDYALEMNGEHVSNCQIGICAQSRETAALHLSGERNG from the coding sequence ATGACAAAGGACGTGCTGGTGAGCGTGACGGGCACCCAGTTTTTCGGCGACGGCCAGGATGCTGTGGAAATCATTACGCCGGGAACGTATTATCTGAAAAACGGAAAACACTATATCCTTTATGATGAGGCCATCGCGGACACGGACATCGTGACCCACAACACCGTCAAGGCCGCCCCGGGGAAGGTGGAGGTCGCAAAAAACGGCGCTGTGGAAACCCGCATGGTTTTTGAGAGCGGGAAAAAGACCATGGCAAACTACCTGACGCCCCTGGGGCTCATCGTTTTAGGGCTTACGACGGTGGATATTAAGCTGAGAGAAGAAGAAAACGCAGTCCATGTGAACGTGGACTATGCACTGGAGATGAACGGGGAACACGTTTCCAACTGCCAGATCGGCATCTGCGCCCAGTCCAGAGAGACGGCTGCCCTTCACCTTTCCGGGGAAAGGAACGGATGA
- a CDS encoding ribulokinase: MGKEKYAVGIDFGTLSGRAVLARLSDGEILAQSALAYRHGVYEEMLPDGTKAPSGWALQDPADYLEVLFHTVPEILKAAGVCPEDVVGIGVDVTSCTMFPVDERGIPLCFQEKYRNHPHAYGKLWKHHAAQPEADRLNRLAAERGEDFLLRYGNKVSSEWMFPKLMEICEEAPEIYEAAARFIEAADWLPWMLTGKETRAASMAGYKALWHESGYPPEEFLASLHPLLRNAPKEKLGDGVLPQGSLAGHLTKEMAEKLGLSEQTAVSVGNIDAHVALPSVGITEPGKLLMILGTSTCDILCGEDERHVPGICGVVKDGALPGLYGYEAGQPCVGDMLDWFSRRCVPESYKKEAEAAGVSLQELLTKKAERLIPGESGLLALDWWNGNRSVLVDSELSGMILGLTLKTKPEEIYRALIEATAFGQRMIIENFEAFGVPVKELYACGGIAKKNPMMMQIYADVCKREIFVGKSDQSPALGSAMFGAVAAGKMGGGYDTIGEAAAAMGHVEEKTYAPAPEHADVYDRLYREYERLYAYFGRGENGVMKRLLSEKRAAGEKKRRGQST; the protein is encoded by the coding sequence ATGGGAAAAGAGAAGTATGCAGTCGGCATTGATTTCGGGACGCTGTCCGGCCGGGCCGTTTTAGCCAGGCTCTCCGACGGGGAAATCCTGGCCCAGAGCGCCCTCGCCTACCGCCACGGCGTCTATGAGGAGATGCTGCCGGACGGGACGAAGGCGCCTTCCGGCTGGGCGCTCCAGGATCCGGCAGATTATCTGGAGGTTCTGTTTCACACGGTGCCGGAGATTCTGAAGGCGGCCGGCGTCTGCCCGGAGGACGTGGTGGGAATCGGTGTGGACGTCACCTCCTGCACCATGTTCCCGGTGGACGAAAGGGGAATTCCCCTCTGTTTTCAGGAAAAATATCGGAATCATCCCCATGCGTACGGAAAGCTCTGGAAGCATCATGCGGCGCAGCCCGAGGCCGACAGGCTAAACCGGCTGGCAGCAGAGCGGGGTGAGGATTTTCTTTTGCGGTACGGGAATAAGGTAAGCTCCGAGTGGATGTTCCCGAAGCTCATGGAAATCTGCGAGGAAGCGCCGGAGATTTATGAGGCGGCGGCCAGATTCATCGAGGCGGCCGACTGGCTCCCGTGGATGCTCACGGGAAAGGAGACGCGGGCGGCGTCCATGGCCGGATATAAAGCCCTGTGGCATGAGAGCGGCTATCCGCCGGAAGAATTTTTAGCGTCCCTTCATCCGCTTCTTCGGAATGCGCCGAAAGAGAAACTTGGAGACGGCGTTCTCCCCCAGGGGAGCCTGGCCGGGCATCTGACAAAAGAGATGGCAGAAAAGCTTGGGCTTTCGGAACAAACGGCCGTCAGCGTCGGAAACATCGATGCCCATGTGGCCCTGCCGTCGGTGGGGATCACGGAACCGGGAAAGCTTCTTATGATTCTGGGAACGTCTACCTGCGACATTCTCTGCGGAGAGGACGAGCGCCATGTGCCGGGAATCTGCGGCGTCGTAAAGGACGGTGCGCTTCCCGGGCTTTACGGCTACGAGGCCGGACAGCCCTGCGTCGGCGATATGCTCGACTGGTTTTCCAGGCGGTGCGTGCCGGAGAGCTATAAAAAAGAGGCCGAGGCGGCGGGCGTAAGCCTTCAGGAGCTTTTAACAAAAAAGGCAGAAAGGCTGATTCCGGGAGAGAGCGGGCTTTTAGCTCTCGACTGGTGGAACGGGAACCGCTCCGTTTTGGTGGATTCGGAGCTTTCCGGCATGATCTTAGGGCTTACGCTTAAGACAAAGCCGGAGGAAATTTACCGGGCGCTCATCGAGGCCACGGCCTTCGGCCAGCGGATGATTATCGAAAACTTTGAAGCGTTTGGCGTCCCGGTAAAGGAGCTTTACGCCTGCGGCGGGATCGCAAAGAAGAATCCCATGATGATGCAGATCTATGCCGATGTCTGTAAAAGAGAAATTTTCGTCGGAAAATCCGACCAGTCCCCGGCCCTGGGTTCCGCCATGTTCGGCGCCGTGGCGGCAGGAAAAATGGGCGGCGGGTATGATACCATCGGCGAAGCGGCGGCGGCCATGGGACATGTGGAAGAAAAAACGTATGCCCCGGCGCCGGAGCATGCAGACGTGTACGACCGCCTGTACCGGGAATATGAGCGGCTTTACGCATATTTCGGCCGCGGGGAAAACGGCGTGATGAAGCGCCTGCTTTCCGAAAAGCGGGCGGCCGGAGAAAAAAAGAGGAGAGGACAGTCAACATGA